In a genomic window of Dyadobacter fermentans DSM 18053:
- a CDS encoding TolC family protein, which yields MKVYIIAFCVLASSIFPALKVSAQDTLRINQKEAESLFLTQNLDLIAQKLSIRQAEAAIIQARLWPNPEFSLDEVNLWATRNQLSSGETIPPLFGNVGRNREFTAELSQLIETGGKRRKRIALESVSRDMAAEYFGELVRELKMQLRGGLFELAYQQAYVTELLAQDAVLARLVAAFEGQYSRGNVNKGELFRLRAVKLELAQQIVEIQKEIHGLQKDLTVLLHTPANAYLVFEAPDRPDTGPLATLSLDALTTTALANRPDARISILQQQWAQKKYDYEYAQRKPDVNVGINYDRGGNFLLNFFGFGVKFDVPVFNRNQGAILESKVGIEHAQVQNDQKSLQVQTEVTEAFRNLRKHLGVYQSLDPAYSDELGQVLESYTRQFVQRNVSMVEYLDFLEAVLANKRTILTALKDLRQSREALIYVTGSEIQ from the coding sequence GTGAAGGTATATATCATCGCATTTTGCGTGCTAGCCTCCTCTATCTTCCCTGCCTTGAAAGTGTCGGCCCAGGACACACTGAGAATCAACCAAAAAGAGGCCGAGTCATTGTTTTTGACCCAAAACCTCGACCTCATTGCCCAGAAACTGAGCATCAGGCAGGCGGAGGCAGCCATTATCCAGGCCCGGCTCTGGCCTAACCCCGAGTTCAGCCTCGACGAAGTGAACCTCTGGGCGACGCGCAACCAGCTATCGTCCGGCGAGACGATCCCGCCGCTGTTCGGCAACGTCGGGCGCAACCGGGAATTTACGGCCGAGCTCTCGCAGCTCATCGAAACCGGCGGCAAGCGGCGCAAACGCATTGCGCTCGAATCGGTATCGCGGGATATGGCTGCCGAATATTTCGGCGAGCTTGTGCGGGAGCTAAAAATGCAGCTCCGCGGCGGACTGTTTGAGCTGGCTTACCAGCAGGCTTATGTAACCGAGCTGCTGGCACAAGATGCCGTTCTGGCGAGGCTCGTGGCAGCTTTTGAGGGACAGTACAGCCGGGGGAATGTGAACAAAGGTGAGCTTTTTCGCCTGCGCGCCGTGAAGCTCGAACTGGCCCAGCAGATCGTGGAAATACAAAAGGAAATCCACGGCTTGCAGAAGGACCTGACCGTGCTGCTCCACACGCCGGCGAATGCGTACCTGGTTTTCGAAGCGCCCGACCGCCCCGACACCGGCCCGCTGGCCACATTATCCCTCGATGCGCTCACGACCACCGCGCTGGCCAACCGGCCCGATGCCCGGATCAGCATCCTGCAACAGCAATGGGCGCAGAAGAAATATGACTACGAATACGCCCAGCGCAAGCCCGATGTGAATGTGGGCATCAACTACGACCGGGGCGGCAACTTCCTGCTGAACTTCTTTGGCTTCGGTGTGAAATTCGATGTGCCGGTATTCAATCGCAACCAGGGCGCTATCCTCGAAAGCAAAGTGGGCATCGAGCATGCCCAGGTTCAGAATGACCAGAAAAGCTTGCAGGTGCAAACCGAAGTGACCGAGGCATTCCGCAACCTCCGAAAGCATTTGGGTGTGTACCAAAGCCTTGACCCGGCCTATTCCGATGAGCTCGGCCAGGTGCTCGAATCCTACACCCGCCAGTTTGTCCAGCGCAATGTAAGCATGGTCGAATACCTCGATTTCCTCGAAGCTGTTCTGGCCAACAAGCGCACCATTCTCACGGCGCTCAAAGACCTGCGCCAAAGCCGGGAAGCCCTCATATACGTGACCGGTTCCGAAATCCAGTAA
- a CDS encoding ABC transporter permease yields MIKNYLKIAWRNLIGNKTYSAINIGGLAMGMTVAMLIGLWIYDELSFNKYHTHYRHIARVVQQQTLDGEINTGNNVPAPLFEALQTDFEKDFDRVVITSWLQRYTLTYKTSSFTRPGNFMSLGAAEMLSLKMVHGSASCLKDPATILLSESVARAIFEHADPVDKMIKINKDLNVKVVGVYEDIPYNSEFHELGFIAPFDLYAASTEWVRDAINDRDWESSSFQILVQLSKNSDPGMVSAKIRDLKLGKVDENGRKFKPRIILHPMSRWHLYSEWLNGQNTTGRIDYVWLFGITGIFVLLLACINFMNLSTARSQKRAREVGIRKAIGSVRMQLVSQFFSESFLVVFPAFVISLALTWLLLPTFNEIAEKEMAFPWLNPVFWACGLLFTLLTGFIAGSYPAFYLSSFQPIKALKGKWAPSGLRATLPRKVLLIIQFTVSITLIIGTVVVYKQILHAKNRPIGYKRQGLVTMLVTNEAIHTHFDAVLDDLLKTGTVTSMAESAAPLTEVFSANVGFHWKGKDPGLHSEFATIGISHDFGKTVGWDFAAGRDFSRSFATDSAGFVINKAAAQFMGLGKEDLNNAIGETVTWDGRAFKIIGVIDDMIMESPYEPVRKSIFFIHPNGGRFVTVRLNPSTHTSQAIGQLEAVFKKYNPDSPFNYQFVDQQYAAKFASEEKVSSLAAVFTCLAIFISCLGLFGLASFMAEQRTKELGIRKVLGASVASLWQLLCSDFVVLVLVSCALATPVAWFLMDRWLEKYSYHTPISWWIFALTSVGTLAIALATVTFQAIRAALLNPVKSLRSE; encoded by the coding sequence ATGATCAAAAACTACCTTAAAATTGCCTGGCGTAATCTGATTGGCAATAAGACTTATTCCGCCATCAACATTGGCGGGCTTGCAATGGGCATGACGGTAGCTATGCTGATAGGTTTATGGATTTATGATGAGCTTTCTTTTAATAAATACCACACCCATTACAGGCATATTGCCCGCGTGGTGCAGCAACAGACCTTGGATGGCGAAATAAATACAGGCAACAATGTCCCCGCACCGCTATTTGAAGCGCTGCAAACCGATTTTGAAAAGGACTTCGACCGTGTGGTGATCACCTCGTGGCTTCAACGATATACACTCACCTACAAAACGTCGAGCTTTACAAGGCCGGGCAACTTCATGTCTTTGGGTGCCGCGGAAATGCTCTCCCTGAAAATGGTTCACGGAAGCGCATCGTGTCTCAAAGACCCGGCTACCATTTTGCTCTCTGAATCTGTCGCCAGGGCAATCTTCGAGCATGCCGATCCTGTGGACAAGATGATCAAAATCAATAAGGATCTGAATGTTAAAGTAGTGGGCGTTTACGAAGACATTCCCTACAATTCCGAATTTCACGAGCTCGGTTTCATCGCTCCATTCGATTTGTATGCCGCATCTACGGAGTGGGTAAGGGACGCCATCAACGACAGAGATTGGGAAAGCAGTTCTTTTCAGATTTTAGTGCAGCTTTCCAAAAACAGTGATCCCGGTATGGTTTCCGCAAAGATCAGGGACTTGAAACTGGGCAAAGTGGATGAAAACGGGCGCAAATTCAAGCCCCGGATCATTTTGCACCCTATGAGTCGCTGGCACTTGTATTCCGAATGGCTCAACGGACAAAACACAACCGGCAGAATTGATTACGTCTGGTTATTCGGCATTACAGGCATATTTGTACTGCTATTGGCTTGTATTAATTTCATGAACCTGAGCACCGCGCGGTCGCAAAAGCGGGCGCGGGAAGTAGGCATAAGAAAAGCCATAGGTTCGGTGCGGATGCAGCTGGTAAGTCAGTTTTTCAGTGAGTCGTTCCTGGTTGTCTTCCCGGCATTTGTAATTTCTCTCGCCCTTACCTGGCTTCTACTACCCACATTCAATGAAATTGCTGAAAAGGAAATGGCATTTCCCTGGCTAAATCCTGTTTTCTGGGCTTGCGGATTATTGTTTACTCTGCTAACCGGTTTTATTGCGGGTAGTTACCCGGCATTCTACTTGTCTTCTTTTCAGCCGATCAAAGCACTGAAAGGTAAATGGGCCCCCTCCGGCCTGCGCGCAACGCTGCCAAGAAAAGTCCTGCTCATCATCCAGTTTACAGTCTCCATTACACTCATTATCGGTACTGTTGTAGTTTACAAGCAGATCCTGCACGCCAAAAACCGGCCCATCGGTTATAAGAGGCAAGGTCTGGTGACCATGCTCGTCACGAATGAAGCCATCCACACGCATTTCGACGCTGTGTTGGACGACTTGTTAAAAACAGGCACCGTGACATCGATGGCAGAGTCGGCGGCTCCTCTCACAGAAGTATTTTCGGCCAATGTAGGCTTCCACTGGAAAGGCAAAGACCCCGGCTTGCATTCTGAGTTTGCGACCATCGGGATTTCTCATGATTTTGGGAAAACCGTGGGATGGGACTTTGCGGCAGGCCGGGATTTCAGCAGGTCTTTCGCAACGGATTCCGCGGGATTTGTGATCAACAAGGCCGCGGCCCAATTCATGGGTTTAGGAAAAGAGGATTTAAATAACGCCATCGGCGAAACCGTCACCTGGGATGGACGGGCATTTAAGATCATCGGCGTAATTGACGATATGATTATGGAATCGCCTTATGAACCGGTTCGGAAATCCATTTTCTTTATCCATCCGAATGGAGGACGGTTTGTAACAGTGCGCCTTAACCCTTCCACGCATACCAGCCAGGCAATAGGGCAATTAGAAGCAGTTTTCAAAAAATACAATCCGGATTCACCCTTCAATTATCAGTTTGTCGATCAGCAATATGCAGCCAAATTTGCCTCCGAGGAAAAGGTCAGTAGTCTGGCGGCAGTGTTCACCTGCCTGGCTATCTTCATCAGTTGTCTCGGCCTTTTTGGACTGGCGTCCTTTATGGCAGAACAACGCACGAAGGAACTTGGTATTAGAAAAGTGCTGGGTGCATCCGTAGCCAGCTTATGGCAGCTGCTGTGTTCTGATTTTGTGGTTTTGGTACTAGTATCCTGTGCGCTGGCAACGCCCGTTGCCTGGTTCCTTATGGATCGCTGGTTAGAAAAATACAGTTACCATACACCCATTTCCTGGTGGATATTTGCGCTTACCAGCGTGGGAACGCTCGCAATCGCCCTTGCTACCGTCACCTTTCAAGCGATTCGGGCGGCGCTGCTGAATCCGGTGAAAAGCTTGCGCAGCGAGTAG
- a CDS encoding ABC transporter permease, translated as MISNYIKIALRNISKSKGYSAINIGGLAIGMAVAVLIGLWLYDELSFDKYHKNYERIGLVMQHVKFDVEKSTYKDAPIPLGEELRSTYPDFESVAVTRTQGLILASGDDKFFKTGISVEPDFLDMMSVNLLAGNRGGLQEVNAVMLSESLAKAFFGTENPLNKVIKIDNKLDVKVTGVYEDFPENSSFKEVTFIIPWKLAIAKDEYVRSSLQEWDENSFYIYGLLKKGADFDEVSAKIKDVRMKRSDPPGYKPEFFIQPMSKWHLYADFKDGVNTGGLIRFVWLFGIIGIFVLLLACINFMNLSTARSQQRAREVGIRKAIGSFRGQLIGQFFSESFLVVFIAFVIAIGLAALALPFFNEVAEKEMSILWLNPWFWAAGIAFSILTGIIAGSYPALYLSSFQPLKVLKGAMYAGRFAATPRKVLVVVQFTVSVTLIIGTIIVFRQIRFAKDRPIGYSRNGLIEIQMTTPELYGHYDALRTDLKNTGAVKEMSQSSSLVTAKDAGTTDFSWEGKSPESHPLFQSNAVTHDYGNTIGWQIKAGRDFSRTFSTDTASIILNEAAVKIMGVKDPLNAFVRARGRSYKVVGIVKDMIKENPFSPVSPSFFICNYKYTNTINIRLAAGRSVSEAVAEVENVFKKYSPGSPFTYQFADEEYSKKFRTEERVGKLSTFFASLAILISCLGLFGLASFVAEQRTKELGIRKVLGASVASLWQMLSRDFVLLVVISCAISIPVTWHFMGKWLANYEYRTEMSWWIFAVTSTGALIITLLTVSFQAIRAALLDPVKSLKSE; from the coding sequence ATGATCAGCAACTACATCAAAATCGCACTCAGAAATATCTCGAAAAGCAAGGGATATTCCGCCATCAATATCGGAGGACTTGCCATAGGAATGGCCGTTGCCGTCCTGATCGGCCTTTGGCTCTATGATGAATTGTCGTTTGACAAATACCATAAGAACTATGAGCGGATTGGCCTTGTGATGCAGCATGTAAAATTTGATGTCGAAAAATCGACCTACAAGGATGCTCCCATTCCCTTGGGAGAAGAACTCCGCAGCACGTACCCCGATTTCGAGTCGGTGGCGGTGACACGGACCCAGGGGCTGATCCTGGCTTCGGGTGACGATAAATTCTTTAAGACAGGCATTTCTGTGGAGCCGGATTTTTTGGATATGATGTCCGTTAATTTGCTGGCTGGGAATCGCGGGGGCTTGCAGGAAGTGAACGCTGTGATGCTCTCTGAAAGTCTGGCGAAGGCTTTCTTTGGGACCGAAAACCCTTTGAACAAGGTCATCAAAATCGACAATAAGCTGGATGTGAAAGTGACGGGCGTTTACGAGGATTTTCCTGAAAACAGCTCATTTAAGGAAGTGACCTTTATTATCCCATGGAAACTGGCGATTGCCAAAGACGAATACGTAAGAAGCTCTTTGCAGGAATGGGATGAAAATTCCTTTTATATATACGGCCTTCTGAAAAAGGGAGCAGATTTTGATGAGGTTTCAGCTAAAATTAAGGACGTGCGGATGAAACGCAGTGATCCCCCCGGCTACAAACCTGAGTTTTTCATCCAACCGATGAGCAAGTGGCATTTGTATGCCGATTTTAAAGACGGAGTCAACACCGGCGGACTGATCCGGTTTGTCTGGCTTTTTGGCATCATCGGCATTTTTGTATTGCTGCTGGCATGTATCAATTTCATGAACCTAAGCACCGCACGTTCGCAGCAGCGTGCGCGGGAAGTCGGGATCAGGAAAGCCATCGGCTCGTTTCGCGGTCAGCTGATCGGGCAGTTTTTCAGCGAATCCTTTCTCGTCGTTTTCATTGCTTTTGTAATCGCCATCGGACTGGCCGCCCTGGCACTCCCATTTTTCAACGAAGTTGCGGAAAAAGAAATGTCCATTTTGTGGCTGAACCCCTGGTTCTGGGCTGCGGGGATAGCGTTCAGCATTCTGACAGGAATCATAGCCGGCAGCTATCCGGCGCTGTATTTGTCTTCGTTTCAGCCACTTAAAGTACTCAAAGGCGCGATGTATGCGGGACGGTTTGCGGCGACTCCCCGCAAAGTACTGGTAGTTGTACAGTTTACCGTATCCGTCACATTAATTATCGGGACAATTATCGTTTTCCGGCAGATTCGCTTCGCCAAAGACCGTCCGATCGGATACAGCCGCAATGGCTTGATCGAGATCCAAATGACCACCCCGGAGCTGTACGGCCACTACGACGCGTTACGCACCGACCTGAAAAACACAGGCGCAGTGAAGGAAATGTCCCAATCATCCAGCCTCGTAACCGCGAAGGACGCAGGCACCACCGATTTCTCCTGGGAAGGGAAAAGCCCCGAAAGCCATCCCCTGTTCCAATCCAACGCCGTGACGCACGACTATGGCAACACCATCGGCTGGCAGATTAAAGCAGGCAGGGATTTTTCCAGAACCTTTTCTACTGACACCGCTTCCATTATTTTGAACGAGGCGGCAGTTAAAATCATGGGCGTTAAAGATCCGCTTAACGCCTTCGTCAGAGCGCGCGGCCGGTCTTACAAGGTGGTGGGGATTGTGAAAGATATGATCAAGGAGAATCCCTTTTCGCCCGTAAGCCCTTCCTTTTTTATATGCAACTACAAATACACCAACACGATAAATATCAGACTGGCAGCAGGCCGGAGCGTAAGTGAGGCGGTGGCGGAAGTCGAAAATGTGTTCAAAAAATACAGTCCCGGCAGTCCATTCACTTATCAATTTGCGGATGAGGAGTACTCCAAGAAATTCAGAACAGAAGAACGCGTCGGCAAGCTTTCGACATTCTTTGCCAGCCTCGCGATTTTGATCTCCTGTCTGGGATTGTTTGGACTAGCCTCATTCGTCGCCGAGCAGCGTACCAAGGAGCTTGGAATCCGAAAAGTACTGGGCGCGTCGGTCGCCAGTTTATGGCAAATGCTTTCCAGGGATTTTGTGCTTCTGGTGGTCATCTCTTGCGCCATTTCCATACCGGTCACCTGGCATTTTATGGGAAAATGGCTGGCAAACTACGAGTACCGGACCGAAATGTCCTGGTGGATTTTCGCCGTCACATCTACCGGTGCTTTGATCATTACGTTGTTAACGGTAAGTTTCCAGGCAATCAGGGCGGCGCTGTTAGATCCCGTGAAATCATTGAAATCGGAGTAG
- a CDS encoding sensor histidine kinase has translation MKIQHKLTLTASLVFSLVFTISSALIYLNFIQSAENIFFEELGRKASLTALFYLEEDEMSSKEYSRIEKRFLTATADQEIRLYDKAGRIHFGEADPDTNITSRILKTIRDRHHYSFKVGSLYYYAIYYRDNQGSFSIIIKANNPTLNAQESEFLKILITALFIGIVVIVALSYTLSRIAYSPVRNIIEQVKSLDVARERQQLAYPKTRDELEDLFKEFNSMLDKSYESIQIQKNFISHASHELKSPLAAIVGNLEVLLNKQRTAQEYESVSRNVLNDAERLEKILQNLLLLAGLGQPQADISSQQRIDEILWEMLEQLEREYPDTKVNLLWQLPEGQTDLLTFTCNPTQIYIALYNLIENAAKFSEGKPIEIEVGEEAGHLVIRIRDRGIGIQEADMAHIFEPFYRGGNALTRKGNGLGMTISQKILENHHVRLDMESSAGVGTTVRVTF, from the coding sequence ATGAAGATACAGCACAAACTTACGCTCACTGCCTCGCTGGTATTCAGCCTGGTTTTTACCATTTCATCCGCGCTGATCTACCTGAACTTCATCCAGTCCGCAGAAAATATCTTTTTCGAAGAATTAGGACGAAAAGCTTCACTCACGGCGCTGTTCTATCTGGAAGAGGATGAAATGAGCTCCAAGGAATATAGCCGGATCGAAAAAAGGTTTCTGACCGCCACCGCGGATCAGGAGATCAGGCTGTACGACAAGGCGGGCCGCATCCATTTCGGAGAGGCCGACCCGGACACAAACATTACCAGCCGCATCCTGAAAACCATCCGCGACAGGCACCATTACAGTTTTAAAGTAGGCAGCCTTTATTATTACGCCATTTACTACCGGGATAACCAGGGCTCTTTCAGCATTATCATTAAAGCCAATAACCCCACGCTGAATGCGCAGGAGAGCGAGTTTCTGAAAATCCTGATCACAGCGCTGTTCATCGGCATTGTGGTGATCGTGGCGCTGAGCTATACCTTGTCGCGGATAGCCTATTCGCCGGTGCGGAATATCATCGAGCAGGTGAAGTCGCTGGATGTGGCGCGCGAGCGACAGCAGCTCGCTTATCCGAAAACCCGCGACGAGCTGGAAGATCTTTTCAAGGAGTTCAACAGCATGCTCGACAAATCGTACGAGAGCATTCAGATCCAGAAAAACTTCATCAGCCACGCTTCCCACGAGCTGAAAAGCCCGCTCGCCGCCATTGTCGGCAACCTGGAAGTGCTGCTCAACAAACAGCGGACTGCCCAGGAATATGAATCCGTGAGCCGGAATGTGCTCAATGATGCCGAACGCCTGGAAAAAATCCTGCAAAACCTGCTCCTGCTGGCCGGATTGGGCCAGCCGCAGGCGGACATTTCCAGCCAGCAGCGTATTGACGAAATCCTCTGGGAAATGCTCGAACAGCTCGAACGTGAATACCCCGATACCAAAGTGAACCTGCTGTGGCAGCTGCCGGAAGGGCAAACGGACCTGCTTACATTCACGTGCAACCCTACACAGATTTACATTGCCTTATATAACCTCATCGAAAATGCGGCCAAGTTTTCCGAAGGCAAGCCGATCGAAATAGAGGTCGGCGAGGAAGCCGGGCACCTGGTGATCCGCATCCGCGACAGGGGTATCGGCATCCAGGAAGCAGACATGGCCCATATTTTCGAGCCTTTCTACCGCGGCGGCAATGCATTGACGCGCAAAGGCAACGGACTTGGCATGACCATCTCACAAAAAATCCTCGAAAATCATCACGTGCGGCTGGATATGGAATCGTCGGCCGGCGTGGGCACCACCGTTCGTGTCACCTTCTGA
- a CDS encoding efflux RND transporter periplasmic adaptor subunit produces MFPSNLSLKTLAAVSLLVTSCYQPKAPVVEEKQPVAFLPSNVATYPAVIEPVTESIRLTGQIEYNPNQVVHYTSLVTGVITRSHVSLGDRVTKGQVLAEMRSTELSELSSQRRVLDSQLAVAQRKLAAAQSMFDDRIASEKDLAEAKSEVEVVRSEIDKIAANLSLYNASSEKGVFQIKAPVSGYVVENNVSEGTQVGSSESGLFTISDLSEVWVTANIYAVDLSFVTKGMKAIIKSKAYPGEFFEGTISDISQVFDPQERVLKARIRMPNKDLKLKPGLTIEAVVTRHSSEMAVGIPANALILHNNENYVLIRKEDNSLEPRKVTPDATDNDRIFFKSGIAAGEHVVVRDQLLLFSQVLDTEK; encoded by the coding sequence ATGTTCCCATCAAACCTTTCTCTGAAAACGCTCGCGGCCGTTTCGCTGCTGGTTACCTCCTGCTACCAGCCCAAAGCGCCGGTGGTGGAGGAAAAACAGCCCGTCGCATTCCTGCCGTCCAACGTAGCCACCTATCCCGCTGTAATCGAGCCCGTTACCGAGTCGATCCGGCTTACCGGCCAAATCGAATACAATCCCAACCAGGTGGTGCATTACACCAGCCTGGTGACGGGCGTCATTACCCGCTCGCACGTGTCGCTGGGCGACCGCGTCACCAAAGGACAGGTGCTGGCCGAAATGCGGAGCACCGAACTCTCCGAGCTTAGCTCGCAGCGCCGGGTGCTCGACTCGCAGCTTGCCGTAGCCCAGCGCAAGCTCGCCGCCGCGCAGTCGATGTTCGACGACCGCATTGCTTCCGAAAAAGACCTGGCGGAGGCGAAGAGCGAAGTGGAAGTGGTGCGGTCGGAAATCGACAAAATCGCAGCCAATCTCTCGCTTTACAATGCCAGCTCCGAAAAAGGCGTATTCCAGATCAAAGCGCCGGTGAGCGGCTATGTGGTGGAAAACAATGTGTCGGAAGGCACGCAGGTAGGCAGCAGCGAGTCGGGCCTGTTCACGATTTCGGACTTGTCGGAAGTGTGGGTAACGGCCAATATTTACGCCGTCGACCTGTCGTTCGTCACCAAAGGCATGAAGGCCATTATCAAATCCAAAGCCTACCCCGGTGAGTTTTTTGAAGGCACCATCTCCGATATTTCGCAGGTATTCGACCCGCAGGAACGCGTGCTCAAAGCGCGGATCAGGATGCCGAACAAGGACCTCAAACTGAAACCGGGGCTGACGATCGAGGCCGTGGTAACACGTCATTCCAGCGAAATGGCGGTAGGAATACCAGCCAATGCCCTGATCCTGCACAATAATGAAAACTACGTCCTGATCCGGAAGGAAGACAATTCCCTAGAACCCAGAAAGGTAACGCCGGACGCCACCGACAACGACCGGATCTTTTTTAAAAGCGGCATTGCAGCCGGCGAGCACGTGGTCGTGCGCGACCAGCTCCTGCTGTTTTCGCAAGTTCTGGACACGGAAAAATAA
- a CDS encoding response regulator transcription factor, producing the protein MKILVVEDDERIGSFLTKGLAEVGYFVEWAQDGAMARTLIQDGSWDLFILDVMLPDIDGFQLTQLIRYKKIDTPVLILSALGEADDKIKALDLGADDYLTKPIHFPELLSRINALRRRYDMHYSKDNVLVCADLEVNLDTHLVQRAGKEIVLSAKEFRFLVYLMENQNKVLTRSQILQVVWSTNMDTYTNVVDVYISYLRNKIDVDFPDKLIRTVKGTGYMIASQK; encoded by the coding sequence ATGAAAATTCTGGTGGTAGAAGACGACGAACGTATCGGGAGCTTTCTGACGAAGGGCCTCGCCGAGGTGGGCTATTTTGTGGAATGGGCGCAGGATGGCGCTATGGCCCGGACGCTCATCCAGGACGGTTCGTGGGACCTGTTTATTCTGGATGTGATGCTGCCCGACATCGACGGTTTTCAGCTCACGCAGCTGATCCGCTACAAAAAGATCGACACGCCGGTGCTGATACTAAGTGCATTGGGCGAAGCCGATGATAAGATCAAGGCACTGGACCTCGGGGCGGACGACTACCTTACCAAACCCATTCACTTCCCTGAATTGCTCTCGCGAATCAATGCATTGCGGCGGCGGTATGACATGCATTACTCCAAAGACAATGTGCTGGTGTGTGCGGATCTTGAAGTAAACCTGGACACGCACCTGGTACAGCGTGCGGGCAAAGAGATCGTGCTTTCGGCCAAGGAATTCCGGTTCTTGGTGTATTTAATGGAAAACCAGAACAAAGTGCTGACCCGCAGCCAGATCCTGCAAGTGGTGTGGAGTACCAATATGGACACTTATACCAATGTGGTGGACGTGTACATTTCCTATCTCCGCAACAAAATCGACGTGGATTTTCCAGACAAGCTGATCCGGACGGTGAAAGGTACCGGCTATATGATCGCGTCGCAAAAATGA
- a CDS encoding ankyrin repeat domain-containing protein has product MMELLMRYGAEVPAVVKWAQAYYFERYDGAEFLLENGMNLNIMTCQRVTILHNIAQNGDIEKAGLLIRYGADLNAVDGIYHSTPMGFAARWGQVEMVAFLMAQGADIHQAGAPWATPLEWARKKQYPEIERLLTRR; this is encoded by the coding sequence ATGATGGAACTGCTGATGCGCTACGGTGCAGAAGTGCCTGCTGTTGTGAAATGGGCGCAAGCATACTACTTTGAACGTTACGACGGCGCGGAATTTCTGCTGGAAAATGGCATGAACCTGAATATCATGACTTGTCAGCGCGTAACGATTCTGCACAATATCGCCCAAAACGGCGACATTGAAAAAGCCGGGCTTTTGATCCGCTATGGCGCCGATTTGAATGCTGTTGACGGTATCTACCATTCTACGCCAATGGGATTTGCTGCGAGATGGGGACAAGTGGAAATGGTTGCGTTTTTAATGGCGCAAGGCGCAGATATCCATCAGGCAGGTGCCCCATGGGCTACCCCTTTGGAGTGGGCAAGGAAAAAACAGTATCCCGAAATCGAAAGATTACTGACAAGACGCTAA